A stretch of the Candidatus Caldatribacterium sp. genome encodes the following:
- a CDS encoding sugar ABC transporter permease, protein ERLGFKAVDWLTDPRFAIWGIIITDVWQWTPFVVLLVLAGLGTIPQELQEAAILDRASPWMRFKNIYLPYLRMPILLAVLFRSIDTLKMFDVPYILTGGGPGDLTTTLSLLGYRNLFSFFKVGVASAISWFVVIIVNVLVNILLKILSPRRKIPREMVDTGL, encoded by the coding sequence CGAGAGGCTTGGGTTCAAAGCCGTGGACTGGTTGACCGACCCTCGCTTTGCCATCTGGGGCATCATCATTACCGATGTATGGCAGTGGACACCCTTTGTGGTGCTCCTTGTCCTTGCTGGTCTTGGAACCATTCCCCAGGAACTCCAGGAGGCAGCGATTCTTGACCGGGCCAGTCCCTGGATGCGGTTCAAAAACATTTACCTTCCGTACCTTCGTATGCCTATCCTCCTTGCCGTCCTTTTCCGTTCCATCGATACCCTGAAAATGTTCGATGTTCCCTATATTCTCACCGGTGGGGGACCAGGGGATCTGACGACCACCCTTTCACTTCTGGGGTACCGGAACCTCTTCTCCTTCTTCAAGGTTGGGGTGGCCTCGGCTATCTCCTGGTTTGTGGTCATCATCGTGAATGTTCTTGTGAACATTCTTCTCAAGATTCTGAGTCCCCGGAGGAAGATTCCCCGGGAGATGGTGGATACCGGGCTGTGA
- a CDS encoding carbohydrate ABC transporter permease, translating to MREETKSLIRRIVFLVVALGITGAFMFPLLWVVLSSLKTRLEIFALPPKWIFPPTLQNYRDILHSDFMYHLRNSLLVAVISTGVSLVFGSLTAYGFSRYPIRGSDNILFWILSLRMLPPIAVVIPFYLLFRSLGLLDTTLALVLVYCIFNISFSIWVLKGFFDEIPIELEEAAKLDGYSPAQVFWRVSLPLVRPGLATTAIFCLIQSLNEFLVALTLTTRKAVTAPVGLAKLQTFLGTDWGRISAAAVIFMIPVVVFTIFVRNELIRGMSFGRMR from the coding sequence ATGCGTGAGGAGACGAAATCCCTGATACGGCGGATTGTGTTCCTTGTCGTTGCTCTGGGCATTACAGGGGCGTTCATGTTCCCTCTTTTGTGGGTTGTGCTCTCCTCTTTGAAGACCCGTCTTGAAATCTTTGCCCTTCCCCCGAAGTGGATTTTCCCCCCGACGCTCCAGAACTACAGGGATATTCTCCACTCCGACTTCATGTACCACCTCAGAAACAGCCTCCTTGTTGCGGTGATTTCAACCGGAGTTTCCCTGGTTTTCGGAAGTCTCACAGCTTACGGTTTTTCCCGTTACCCCATTCGGGGAAGCGATAACATTCTCTTCTGGATTCTCTCACTGCGCATGCTCCCACCAATTGCGGTGGTGATTCCCTTTTACCTTCTCTTTCGTTCTCTTGGGCTTCTGGACACAACCCTTGCCCTTGTCCTTGTGTACTGCATCTTCAACATCTCTTTCTCCATCTGGGTCCTGAAGGGATTTTTCGACGAAATTCCCATTGAGCTTGAAGAGGCGGCAAAGCTCGACGGTTACTCGCCGGCACAGGTCTTCTGGCGGGTGAGTCTTCCTCTTGTTCGGCCGGGTCTTGCCACAACGGCCATTTTCTGCCTCATTCAGTCTCTCAACGAGTTCCTCGTGGCCCTTACCCTGACGACCCGAAAGGCGGTGACGGCCCCTGTTGGTCTTGCCAAGCTCCAGACCTTTCTTGGAACGGACTGGGGGAGGATTTCTGCGGCGGCGGTGATTTTCATGATTCCGGTGGTGGTGTTCACGATTTTTGTGCGGAATGAGCTCATCCGGGGCATGAGTTTCGGAAGGATGCGATAG
- a CDS encoding ABC transporter ATP-binding protein gives MATLVLEKLNLWYGKHTHAVRDVDLVVEDGELCVFLGPSGCGKTSTLRMIAGFVKPTSGKIYLDGEVINDLYPGDRNVAMIFQNYALYPHLTVREQLAFPLKAKRIPRQEIAKRVEEVAHFLHLEEFLDRYPQELSAGQRQRVAIGRALIRKPKLFLMDEPLSQLDARLRVEMRANLRKLQQELKITTIYVTHDQTEAQGLADKIMVMHQGRVQQVGKPIEIYENPVNLFVAGFVGMPAMNFLRGVLVQGEELEFRGNGVRIPLSQGLKEKTLSLLQREIILGVRPEHLALSRGEKVNVIRGEVYVVEPQSNEYIVDLRVGGEIVKARLEKREFPSPPRPDETVEVVFEDRHLYIFDPVTEKRLL, from the coding sequence ATGGCCACCCTTGTCCTTGAGAAGCTCAACCTCTGGTACGGAAAGCACACCCACGCGGTGCGGGATGTGGACCTTGTGGTGGAGGACGGAGAGCTCTGCGTTTTCCTCGGTCCATCGGGGTGCGGGAAGACCTCGACCCTGCGGATGATTGCCGGATTCGTGAAGCCGACTTCGGGGAAAATTTACCTTGATGGAGAGGTCATCAACGACCTGTACCCGGGGGATCGGAACGTGGCCATGATTTTCCAGAATTACGCTCTCTATCCCCATCTCACCGTGCGGGAACAACTCGCTTTTCCTCTCAAGGCCAAGCGCATTCCTCGCCAGGAAATCGCAAAACGTGTGGAGGAGGTTGCCCACTTCCTGCACCTTGAAGAGTTCCTCGACCGCTATCCCCAGGAGCTCTCCGCAGGGCAGAGGCAGCGGGTGGCCATTGGACGGGCGCTCATTCGAAAGCCAAAGCTTTTCCTCATGGATGAACCTTTGAGCCAGCTCGATGCCCGGCTCCGGGTGGAGATGCGGGCGAATTTGCGCAAACTCCAGCAGGAGCTCAAGATTACGACAATCTACGTGACTCATGATCAGACCGAAGCCCAGGGCCTGGCGGATAAAATCATGGTCATGCACCAGGGACGGGTGCAGCAAGTTGGGAAACCCATCGAAATTTACGAGAATCCTGTGAACCTCTTCGTGGCCGGGTTTGTGGGGATGCCGGCGATGAATTTCCTTCGAGGGGTTCTTGTGCAGGGGGAGGAGCTCGAGTTTCGGGGGAATGGCGTGCGCATTCCTCTTTCGCAGGGACTGAAAGAGAAAACTCTTTCTCTCCTCCAGCGGGAAATCATTCTCGGTGTGCGTCCGGAACACCTTGCCCTTTCTCGGGGGGAGAAGGTGAACGTCATTCGGGGTGAGGTCTACGTTGTGGAACCCCAGAGCAACGAGTACATCGTGGATCTGAGGGTTGGAGGGGAGATTGTGAAAGCCAGACTCGAGAAACGGGAGTTTCCATCACCCCCGAGACCCGATGAGACTGTGGAGGTCGTTTTTGAGGACCGTCACCTCTACATTTTCGACCCTGTAACGGAGAAGCGGCTTCTGTGA
- a CDS encoding ABC transporter ATP-binding protein has protein sequence MSEIRLEGVRVRYGKNVVLKDVSFTVPSGSLCVITGPSGCGKTTVLRVIAGLTRPERGMVYLDGKPALHISPGERDVAMCFQTFALYPHMTVRENWMFPLYAEKLSPQEMAKRIEEVTRLLHMEFLLDRYPGQLSGGQQQRVALGRALVRRPKIYLLDEPLGNLDAKLRVEMRAEIRKIQKTLGITTVYVTHDQTEAQAVADTMVVMDFGEVKQVGTPEEVYERPANLFVAGFIGTPRMNFFPLEIREERGEIALVSSAFSLPVGPEWAHFLRDWGKRRVILGIRPENVSLSSSQDRAFPATLEVIEPQSNEYIFTLSAHDVSFKARLRRNVLPFEPYPGQRVWVRLEEAFWHLFDPESEKRLERG, from the coding sequence ATGTCGGAGATTCGTCTTGAGGGCGTTCGGGTCCGGTATGGGAAAAATGTGGTTCTCAAAGATGTGAGTTTCACCGTGCCCTCCGGGTCGCTTTGCGTCATCACCGGACCTTCAGGATGCGGTAAGACAACGGTCCTCAGGGTCATTGCCGGTCTCACGAGGCCCGAAAGGGGCATGGTGTACCTTGACGGGAAGCCGGCCCTCCACATTTCCCCTGGGGAACGGGATGTGGCCATGTGCTTCCAAACCTTTGCCCTGTACCCTCATATGACTGTTCGGGAGAACTGGATGTTCCCCCTCTACGCAGAGAAGCTCTCGCCTCAGGAGATGGCAAAACGAATTGAAGAAGTAACCCGCCTCCTCCACATGGAGTTCCTCCTTGACCGGTATCCGGGGCAGCTCTCCGGTGGCCAGCAGCAGCGAGTTGCTCTCGGCAGAGCTCTGGTGCGTCGACCGAAAATCTACCTCCTTGATGAACCCCTGGGGAATCTCGATGCCAAACTCCGGGTGGAAATGCGGGCCGAGATTCGGAAGATTCAGAAAACCCTGGGCATCACAACCGTCTACGTTACTCACGACCAGACCGAGGCTCAGGCAGTGGCGGATACCATGGTGGTTATGGATTTCGGAGAAGTGAAGCAGGTGGGTACTCCTGAGGAGGTGTACGAGCGCCCGGCGAATCTCTTCGTTGCGGGTTTCATCGGCACACCCCGAATGAATTTCTTCCCCCTTGAGATTCGTGAAGAGAGGGGCGAGATTGCCCTTGTCTCTTCGGCCTTCTCGCTTCCGGTTGGTCCTGAATGGGCTCATTTCCTCAGGGACTGGGGAAAGAGGAGAGTGATTCTTGGTATCCGTCCGGAAAATGTTTCTCTTTCTTCTTCTCAGGACCGTGCCTTCCCTGCCACCCTTGAAGTCATTGAGCCCCAGAGTAACGAGTACATTTTCACCCTTTCGGCCCATGATGTGAGTTTCAAAGCGCGGCTTCGTCGGAATGTTCTACCCTTTGAGCCCTATCCGGGTCAAAGGGTGTGGGTGCGCCTTGAGGAGGCTTTCTGGCATCTTTTCGATCCTGAAAGCGAAAAACGCCTCGAGAGGGGGTGA
- a CDS encoding sugar ABC transporter substrate-binding protein, translating into MKRLLLVVSVVLLVGCSVVFAEEVTLRILSLPWPQTPVEQRLANEIFTQKTGIKVIIESPPYQFVEYKIREIIDSKSDEYDLFEYDSQWIGEMVLAGGLERLDTPEYLLSPESTINFEKDFIQGFATYIGKFPTLGDDALLPGDAWKQYADTPLYGLPWTCGGLIFSYRKDLYQEAGIPGPPDTWDEMLEYAKKLTVDIDGDGKIDRYGIAWYATRLSDGITQQWLPFHFSFGAELWDPKTWTAQGVINSDKAVEALQFFVDFNLKHKVVDPATANWFVDEIMNAATQDKCAMWFTWVSFANVADNPALSKTAGKWGYTVMPGYRDPETGQIRRASTFGSQGIGINAFSKHKKEAWMYLQWLKSYEIEKMLVDDPTAGYASARTDLLDYQKQFEPKWASIRTIIEGIA; encoded by the coding sequence ATGAAGAGGTTACTTCTTGTGGTTTCTGTGGTGCTTCTTGTGGGGTGCAGTGTGGTTTTCGCAGAAGAGGTAACCCTGCGTATCCTGAGTCTTCCCTGGCCGCAGACGCCGGTTGAGCAGCGACTGGCGAACGAAATCTTCACCCAGAAAACGGGTATCAAAGTCATCATCGAGAGCCCTCCGTACCAGTTCGTGGAGTACAAGATTCGGGAAATCATTGACAGCAAGAGCGATGAGTACGATCTCTTCGAATACGACAGCCAGTGGATTGGCGAGATGGTTCTTGCCGGAGGACTGGAGCGTCTCGACACCCCTGAGTACCTTCTCTCGCCGGAGAGCACCATAAACTTCGAGAAAGATTTCATCCAGGGATTTGCTACCTACATCGGTAAGTTCCCCACCTTAGGTGACGATGCCCTCCTTCCAGGGGATGCGTGGAAGCAGTATGCCGATACTCCCCTCTACGGTCTTCCCTGGACATGTGGAGGACTCATCTTCAGCTACCGCAAGGATTTGTACCAGGAGGCAGGTATTCCCGGACCTCCCGATACCTGGGATGAGATGCTCGAGTACGCCAAAAAACTCACCGTGGACATCGATGGAGATGGGAAAATTGACCGCTACGGCATTGCCTGGTATGCGACGCGTCTCAGCGATGGTATCACCCAGCAGTGGCTTCCCTTCCATTTCTCCTTCGGCGCAGAACTCTGGGACCCCAAGACCTGGACGGCTCAGGGGGTCATCAACTCTGACAAGGCGGTAGAGGCCCTCCAGTTCTTCGTGGACTTCAATCTGAAGCACAAGGTGGTCGATCCGGCGACGGCGAACTGGTTCGTGGACGAGATCATGAACGCTGCGACCCAGGACAAGTGTGCCATGTGGTTCACCTGGGTGAGCTTTGCCAATGTTGCCGATAATCCTGCGCTCTCGAAAACTGCTGGGAAATGGGGCTACACCGTCATGCCCGGGTACCGGGATCCGGAAACAGGGCAGATTCGGCGAGCTTCCACCTTTGGTTCCCAGGGCATCGGCATCAATGCTTTCTCAAAGCACAAGAAGGAAGCCTGGATGTACCTCCAGTGGCTGAAGTCCTATGAAATCGAGAAGATGCTCGTTGATGATCCAACCGCCGGATACGCCAGTGCCCGTACCGATCTCCTTGACTACCAGAAGCAGTTTGAGCCGAAGTGGGCTTCCATCCGCACAATCATCGAGGGCATTGC